A part of Aquibium oceanicum genomic DNA contains:
- a CDS encoding MFS transporter has translation MSLWFVSAAILPDMVREATISETRQALLSSAVQAGFVVGALVVSISGMADRLDPRRVFAASAVSAALANLALLAVPVGSGPAIALRFATGALLAGVYPVGMKIIVGWGLRDRGFLVGLLVAALTLGSSMPYLAAFLGGADWRLTVIAASALAGLGGLVVLATGLGPHHARAARFEPSAIGLAWTDPAIRRAYLGYFGHMWELFAMWAWVGAAAAASFSFTMAPDAAASLAKLTAFLAIALGALACIPAGWAADRVGKAEVTILAMGASGLAALLTAASFGGPPALTMALVILWGIAVIPDSAQFSAIVADNAPPHLAGSLLTFQTAIGFALTIVTVQATPVAAQAFGWPLVLAAMAAGPFLGILAMWPLRRRRA, from the coding sequence ATGAGCCTCTGGTTCGTCTCGGCCGCCATCCTCCCCGACATGGTCCGCGAGGCGACCATATCGGAGACGCGCCAGGCCTTGCTGTCGAGCGCCGTCCAGGCCGGCTTCGTCGTCGGCGCGCTGGTCGTGTCGATCAGCGGCATGGCCGACCGGCTCGACCCCCGGCGCGTCTTCGCTGCCAGCGCGGTCTCTGCCGCGCTTGCCAATCTGGCGCTGCTCGCCGTGCCCGTCGGCAGCGGTCCCGCCATCGCGCTGCGGTTCGCCACCGGCGCACTGCTTGCCGGCGTCTACCCGGTGGGCATGAAGATCATCGTCGGCTGGGGACTGCGCGACCGCGGCTTCCTCGTCGGCCTGCTGGTCGCGGCGCTGACGCTCGGCAGTTCCATGCCCTATCTCGCCGCCTTCCTCGGCGGGGCCGACTGGCGCCTGACGGTGATCGCCGCCTCGGCGCTCGCCGGCCTCGGCGGGTTGGTGGTGCTCGCGACGGGCCTAGGACCGCATCATGCCCGCGCCGCTCGGTTCGAGCCGTCGGCCATCGGGCTCGCCTGGACCGATCCGGCCATCCGCCGCGCGTATCTGGGCTATTTCGGCCACATGTGGGAGCTCTTCGCCATGTGGGCCTGGGTCGGCGCGGCAGCCGCGGCCTCGTTTTCATTCACCATGGCTCCGGACGCGGCGGCGAGCCTCGCCAAGCTCACCGCCTTCCTCGCCATCGCGCTCGGAGCGCTCGCCTGCATCCCCGCCGGCTGGGCGGCCGACCGCGTCGGCAAGGCCGAGGTGACGATCCTTGCCATGGGTGCCAGCGGGCTTGCGGCGCTGCTGACGGCCGCGAGTTTCGGCGGACCGCCCGCGCTCACAATGGCGCTGGTGATCCTGTGGGGCATCGCCGTCATCCCGGATTCGGCGCAGTTCTCGGCCATCGTGGCCGACAATGCGCCGCCGCACCTTGCCGGCAGCCTGCTCACCTTCCAGACCGCGATCGGTTTCGCGCTGACCATCGTGACGGTGCAGGCGACGCCCGTCGCGGCCCAGGCCTTCGGGTGGCCGCTGGTCCTCGCGGCCATGGCGGCCGGTCCCTTCCTCGGCATTCTGGCGATGTGGCCGCTGCGACGCCGCCGCGCCTGA
- a CDS encoding NAD(P)/FAD-dependent oxidoreductase has product MSHVVVLGAGLGGTIMAYELRDILGKAHRVSVVNNGSSYSFVPSNPWVAVGWRSREAIEVDLTKVFGRRGIDLHPQGAKRVHPSEKRIELNDGQSLSYDYLVIATGPDLAFDEIEGFGPAANTQSVCHVEHALQAKTAFEELVKNPGPVIIGAVQGASCFGPAYEFAFILDKALRDAKVRDKVPMTFVTSEPYIGHLGLDGVGDTKGLLESELRQHHIKWITNAKVDKVEADTLRVSEIAENGSVLRTHELPHRFMMMLPAFRGVEAVRGIEGLTNPRGFIVVDQHQRNTAYPEVFGIGVCVAIPPVGKTPVPVGVPKTGFMIESMVTATARNIARLVDGKEPDAQGTWNAVCLADFGDSGIAFVAQPQIPPRNVNWSASGKWVHTAKVGFEKYFLHKIRSGKSEPFYEKLALQVLGIDKLKEVRIEGETEKTPA; this is encoded by the coding sequence ATGTCACATGTGGTGGTTCTGGGTGCGGGGCTGGGCGGCACGATCATGGCCTACGAGCTTCGCGACATACTGGGCAAGGCGCACCGGGTGTCGGTGGTCAACAACGGCAGCAGTTACTCCTTCGTCCCCTCCAATCCCTGGGTCGCGGTCGGATGGCGCAGCCGCGAGGCGATCGAGGTCGATCTCACCAAGGTGTTCGGGCGGCGCGGCATCGACCTGCATCCGCAGGGAGCGAAGCGGGTTCACCCTTCCGAGAAGCGGATCGAGCTCAACGACGGGCAGTCGCTGTCCTACGACTATCTGGTGATCGCGACGGGTCCGGACCTCGCCTTCGACGAGATCGAGGGTTTCGGGCCGGCAGCCAACACTCAGTCTGTCTGCCATGTCGAACATGCTCTGCAGGCCAAAACCGCGTTCGAGGAACTGGTGAAGAACCCCGGCCCGGTGATCATCGGCGCCGTGCAGGGTGCGTCGTGCTTCGGGCCGGCCTACGAATTCGCCTTCATCCTCGACAAGGCGCTGCGCGACGCCAAGGTGCGCGACAAGGTGCCGATGACCTTCGTGACGTCGGAGCCTTACATCGGCCATCTCGGGCTCGACGGGGTAGGGGACACCAAGGGCCTGCTCGAGAGCGAGCTTCGCCAGCACCACATCAAGTGGATCACCAATGCGAAGGTCGACAAGGTCGAGGCGGACACGCTGCGCGTCTCCGAGATCGCCGAGAACGGGTCGGTGCTGCGGACGCACGAACTCCCGCACCGTTTCATGATGATGCTGCCGGCCTTCCGGGGCGTGGAGGCGGTGCGTGGCATCGAGGGGCTGACCAATCCGCGCGGCTTCATCGTCGTCGACCAGCACCAGCGCAATACGGCCTATCCGGAGGTCTTCGGCATTGGCGTATGCGTGGCGATCCCGCCTGTCGGCAAGACGCCGGTCCCGGTCGGCGTGCCGAAGACCGGCTTCATGATCGAATCGATGGTGACGGCCACGGCCCGCAACATCGCCCGCCTGGTCGACGGCAAGGAGCCGGATGCGCAGGGTACGTGGAATGCGGTCTGCCTGGCCGATTTCGGCGATTCCGGCATCGCCTTCGTGGCGCAGCCGCAGATCCCGCCGCGCAACGTCAACTGGTCTGCCTCGGGCAAGTGGGTGCACACGGCGAAGGTCGGGTTCGAAAAATACTTCCTGCACAAGATCCGCTCCGGCAAGTCCGAGCCCTTCTACGAAAAGCTCGCGCTCCAGGTGCTCGGCATCGACAAGCTGAAGGAGGTCAGGATCGAGGGGGAGACGGAAAAGACTCCGGCCTGA
- a CDS encoding MarC family protein, which produces MPSADSIFNAFVTILVTIDPPGLAPLFLALTKGMNRSERRQVGLRASIIGFLVLALFAVAGAAILSVFGITLPAFRVAGGLLLFFIAFEMIFERRQERKEKSADTAITRDQIHNIAAFPLAIPLIAGPGAISATVLLSGSMDGLAAQIVLVGVILVCIALTYLVFLLAERVDGLLGQTGRSILTRLLGVILAALAVQFVADGIRALVLA; this is translated from the coding sequence ATGCCGAGCGCCGACAGCATCTTCAATGCCTTCGTGACGATCCTCGTCACCATCGACCCGCCGGGGCTGGCGCCCCTCTTCCTTGCGCTCACCAAGGGCATGAACCGCTCCGAGCGCCGGCAGGTCGGGCTCAGGGCGTCCATCATCGGCTTCCTGGTGCTGGCGCTCTTCGCCGTCGCCGGCGCGGCGATCCTGTCGGTCTTCGGCATCACCCTGCCCGCCTTCCGCGTCGCGGGCGGGCTGCTCCTGTTCTTCATCGCCTTCGAGATGATCTTCGAGCGCCGCCAGGAGCGGAAGGAAAAGAGCGCCGACACCGCCATCACCCGCGACCAGATCCACAACATCGCCGCCTTCCCGCTGGCCATCCCCCTGATCGCCGGGCCCGGTGCGATCTCGGCCACGGTCCTGCTTTCCGGATCGATGGACGGCCTCGCCGCGCAGATCGTGCTCGTCGGGGTCATCCTCGTCTGCATCGCGCTGACCTACCTGGTCTTCCTGCTCGCCGAGCGTGTCGATGGCCTTTTGGGCCAGACAGGACGGTCGATCCTGACGCGGCTCCTCGGCGTCATCCTCGCCGCGCTCGCCGTCCAGTTCGTCGCCGACGGCATCCGCGCGCTGGTGCTTGCGTGA
- a CDS encoding YgaP family membrane protein: MTLDRSVLAFAGFMVLLSVALTVWVSPLFVWFTVFIGLNLLQSSFTGFCPAAALFKRFGVKPGCAF; the protein is encoded by the coding sequence ATGACACTCGATCGCTCCGTCCTCGCCTTCGCCGGCTTCATGGTGCTGCTCTCGGTCGCGCTGACCGTCTGGGTATCGCCGCTCTTCGTCTGGTTCACCGTCTTCATCGGCCTGAACCTGTTGCAGTCCTCCTTCACCGGGTTCTGCCCGGCGGCGGCCCTCTTCAAGCGGTTCGGCGTGAAGCCGGGCTGCGCCTTCTGA